One stretch of Paenibacillus sp. AN1007 DNA includes these proteins:
- a CDS encoding BMP family ABC transporter substrate-binding protein: MKKMMHIRMGLTILMALTLLVLAACSNSSKAAVADTKTRVGIVLTEVGLGDRSFNDAAFNGLVKARDEKSIVFDYREPSKDLTAEAAFEEFSKEKFDLIIGLSNTVLTDMEKAAAKYPHQQFLLIDSQSALPNIASISFRAEEGSYLAGIVAGMASKENHVGFLGGMEIPALKDFEQGFKQGVLAVNPEAAVEAVYAGDFGNADLGKQLAQKMIQEQNVDVIYVAAGLTGVGALAEIQAQGKYAIGVDTDQFFLAEKAILTSMLKNIDVSIYNAVNSFIENKHTFPKKEIVEGLAENAVGLTGLHNITLSEEQQKTFDDLKTKISSGQTKITLNP, translated from the coding sequence ATGAAAAAAATGATGCACATCCGAATGGGGCTCACGATACTCATGGCCCTGACGCTGCTGGTACTGGCGGCCTGTTCCAACAGCTCTAAAGCGGCGGTTGCAGATACCAAAACCAGAGTGGGGATTGTCCTCACGGAAGTGGGACTGGGAGACCGATCGTTCAATGATGCTGCTTTTAACGGATTGGTCAAGGCCAGAGACGAGAAGAGCATTGTTTTTGACTATCGCGAACCCAGCAAGGATTTGACGGCTGAAGCTGCGTTTGAGGAGTTTTCCAAAGAGAAGTTCGATCTCATTATCGGTCTGAGCAATACGGTTCTGACGGATATGGAGAAGGCTGCCGCTAAATATCCACATCAGCAATTCCTGTTAATTGATAGTCAGTCTGCCCTGCCTAACATTGCATCCATCTCATTTCGTGCCGAAGAAGGAAGTTATCTGGCTGGTATCGTTGCAGGCATGGCTTCCAAAGAGAACCATGTCGGTTTTCTGGGTGGAATGGAGATTCCAGCACTCAAAGATTTTGAGCAGGGATTCAAACAGGGCGTACTCGCCGTTAACCCCGAGGCTGCTGTAGAAGCTGTTTATGCAGGTGATTTTGGCAATGCGGATCTCGGCAAACAGCTGGCTCAAAAAATGATCCAGGAACAGAATGTCGATGTGATCTATGTGGCCGCCGGTCTTACCGGTGTAGGCGCACTGGCCGAAATACAGGCACAGGGTAAATATGCCATTGGCGTGGATACGGATCAATTCTTTTTGGCGGAAAAAGCAATCCTTACATCCATGCTGAAAAATATAGATGTCTCCATCTATAACGCAGTGAATTCGTTCATTGAGAACAAACATACCTTCCCGAAAAAGGAAATCGTAGAGGGGCTGGCAGAGAACGCAGTAGGCTTGACTGGGCTGCACAACATCACGTTGAGTGAGGAGCAGCAGAAAACCTTCGATGATCTGAAAACTAAAATTTCTTCGGGTCAAACTAAAATTACATTGAATCCATAA
- a CDS encoding methyl-accepting chemotaxis protein, whose translation MKLQGKLIINALISVLLCLALVAYIITELLGMNAKNQNLVPAMLKVSELNSNQIQTQQALDVYSFSMTAGNQEAVLVLLKEGQALIKELNDGLLETVEERQLIQTVQTKLQALEKGAAEAMTSMNSAEAKRYSARVRGIQNDIYSLNEITRERYTQYTLDLENDIQMTWQVALGGAALLFITVMLFNMYTSRQISKRIRLLKEAAGHIASGDLTQTLPEPKGKDELDDLSRSFGQMTNNIRGIIQSIDTAGQRVDQMAQDIDRGNDTVQAIVQQVSRTTEELSIGSQKIAEDLSETVIVVDKMQSTFHGNLQATSQSAMAGRDVLATVEEGNKAIKEQLRLAEVNRQAMSEVEQTVLELEESAARITTMTGYVSEIAKQTTLLSLNASIEAARAGEAGRGFAVVAGEVNKLAEQSAQSVKHIYAAVNEITESMEKVKSSVLQSTQLFGEQEQATGQTRQSFSAIRESVERISAGIQQLADDMHHSSQLSSQVQHAIENISAITEQSAASSEEITASTAEQQRSFNEASIKVKSLRDISAEMHQELQRFRL comes from the coding sequence ATGAAATTACAGGGAAAACTCATCATCAATGCTCTGATCTCAGTGCTTCTATGTCTTGCGCTGGTCGCATATATCATCACGGAACTGCTCGGCATGAATGCGAAAAATCAAAACTTGGTACCTGCCATGCTGAAGGTAAGTGAGCTGAACTCCAATCAAATTCAGACACAGCAGGCGCTGGATGTTTACTCCTTCTCGATGACGGCCGGTAATCAGGAAGCTGTACTGGTTCTTCTAAAAGAAGGCCAAGCCTTAATTAAGGAGCTGAACGATGGACTGCTGGAAACGGTTGAGGAACGGCAGCTCATTCAAACGGTTCAAACAAAGCTGCAGGCACTGGAAAAAGGCGCTGCCGAGGCCATGACCAGCATGAACAGTGCGGAAGCGAAGCGTTACAGCGCACGGGTTCGAGGCATACAGAATGACATTTATTCGCTGAATGAGATTACGCGGGAGCGGTACACACAGTACACGTTGGATCTAGAGAATGACATCCAAATGACCTGGCAGGTGGCTCTGGGCGGTGCTGCCCTTTTGTTCATCACGGTCATGCTGTTTAATATGTACACATCACGTCAGATATCCAAGCGCATTCGACTGCTCAAGGAAGCTGCGGGACATATCGCTAGCGGTGATCTGACCCAAACGCTGCCTGAACCTAAAGGGAAAGATGAACTTGATGATCTGAGCCGCTCCTTCGGGCAAATGACGAATAACATTCGCGGCATTATCCAGTCCATCGATACAGCTGGACAGCGAGTAGATCAGATGGCACAGGATATTGACCGCGGCAATGATACGGTACAAGCGATTGTGCAGCAGGTCTCCCGTACAACGGAAGAGCTGTCCATCGGCAGCCAGAAGATTGCCGAGGACCTCAGCGAAACCGTCATCGTAGTCGACAAAATGCAGTCTACATTTCATGGCAATCTGCAGGCCACTTCCCAATCCGCCATGGCTGGACGTGACGTATTAGCTACGGTGGAAGAGGGGAACAAGGCCATTAAAGAACAGCTGCGGCTGGCCGAAGTGAACCGCCAAGCGATGTCCGAAGTGGAACAGACTGTACTGGAACTGGAAGAAAGCGCGGCTCGCATCACTACAATGACAGGATATGTATCCGAGATCGCGAAGCAGACAACCCTTCTATCTCTGAATGCCTCCATCGAGGCTGCACGTGCGGGGGAAGCCGGACGCGGCTTCGCTGTCGTGGCAGGAGAAGTGAACAAACTCGCTGAGCAGTCTGCCCAGTCCGTCAAACACATCTATGCGGCTGTGAATGAGATTACCGAATCGATGGAAAAAGTAAAAAGCTCTGTGCTGCAGAGTACGCAGCTCTTTGGTGAACAGGAACAAGCCACTGGCCAGACACGGCAATCCTTCTCGGCCATCCGCGAAAGTGTAGAGCGGATCAGTGCGGGTATCCAGCAGCTTGCTGACGATATGCATCACTCAAGCCAGCTTAGCTCCCAAGTACAGCATGCCATCGAAAATATCAGTGCCATCACCGAGCAGTCCGCGGCCAGCAGCGAAGAGATCACTGCTTCTACTGCGGAGCAGCAGCGCTCCTTCAACGAAGCAAGCATCAAAGTCAAGTCACTGCGTGATATCAGTGCGGAAATGCATCAGGAACTCCAGCGTTTCCGTCTCTAG
- a CDS encoding IS3 family transposase: MLGHLEGGSKQERFQIIEKVAAYGDIQKLCDVFGVSRSGFYAYIKRKRFDRDTKAMNQVLQTYQRYEGKYGYRQLQLFLWQDQGTWMNHKKVLRLMQMLGIQSRIRRKRRSSGPYAPAQRVAENCLKRDFSAEKPNQKWVTDITQYRVGERWIYLSAIKDLFNNEIVAYEIGERNDNELVLRTFSKAFAKQKDVTGLVVHSDQGFQYTSHAYHDMLPKVGARISMSRRGNCYDNASMESFFSHLKTEGLYPYHIRTLNEAQSKIEKYIRFYNRKRPQRKLKKLTPVEYRRQFAA, from the coding sequence GTGCTTGGTCATCTGGAAGGAGGAAGCAAACAAGAAAGATTTCAGATCATAGAAAAAGTAGCGGCATACGGGGATATCCAGAAACTTTGTGATGTATTTGGCGTGTCACGGAGTGGATTTTATGCCTACATAAAACGTAAACGATTTGACCGCGATACAAAGGCGATGAACCAAGTACTTCAAACCTATCAACGATATGAAGGGAAATATGGTTATCGACAACTCCAGTTGTTCCTTTGGCAAGATCAGGGGACTTGGATGAACCATAAAAAGGTGCTCCGCCTGATGCAAATGCTCGGTATTCAATCCAGGATTCGTCGTAAACGACGCTCCAGTGGCCCGTATGCACCTGCGCAGCGAGTAGCAGAGAACTGCCTGAAGCGAGACTTCAGTGCAGAAAAACCGAATCAGAAATGGGTAACGGACATTACCCAGTATCGTGTGGGAGAGCGCTGGATATATCTTTCAGCTATAAAGGATCTGTTTAATAACGAAATTGTGGCCTACGAAATAGGCGAACGCAACGATAATGAACTGGTGCTCCGCACATTCAGTAAGGCGTTTGCGAAGCAAAAAGACGTGACCGGACTCGTCGTTCACAGCGACCAGGGTTTCCAGTACACGTCTCATGCTTACCACGACATGCTGCCAAAGGTTGGCGCCCGAATCAGCATGTCTCGCCGAGGAAATTGTTATGACAATGCCTCGATGGAGAGTTTCTTCTCGCATCTCAAAACGGAAGGACTCTACCCTTATCATATCCGAACGCTTAACGAAGCACAAAGCAAAATCGAAAAATATATTCGTTTTTATAATCGAAAGCGGCCACAACGGAAACTGAAAAAACTGACGCCGGTAGAGTACCGACGCCAGTTTGCAGCCTAG
- a CDS encoding transposase, giving the protein MAIKGQKFKTYSETLKNEAIRLHTVEGWTYRKINEHLGIHDPGRMKRWMRKYREQGEFGLMDQRGRRKEYLDQDRYVQKLKRENALLKKCLVIWKEEANKKDFRS; this is encoded by the coding sequence ATGGCGATTAAGGGACAAAAGTTTAAAACGTATTCGGAGACGTTGAAAAATGAGGCTATTCGTCTGCACACGGTTGAGGGCTGGACTTATCGAAAGATTAATGAGCATCTGGGAATTCATGACCCAGGACGAATGAAGCGCTGGATGAGAAAATATCGGGAACAAGGTGAGTTTGGACTGATGGATCAGCGAGGGCGACGTAAAGAATACTTGGACCAAGACCGTTATGTCCAAAAACTGAAACGGGAGAATGCGTTGCTAAAAAAGTGCTTGGTCATCTGGAAGGAGGAAGCAAACAAGAAAGATTTCAGATCATAG
- a CDS encoding NAD(P)H-hydrate dehydratase — protein MFIVTADQMRAVDEHTIRHLGIPAASLMENAGRAIAEEVIKLCRGGQCGRGRFADDEAQRENGKGDSGIRPWLDHGPAKRAERAHTGPGDRAGYGGDIIADPALVMLHPGDQHWYMLIGKGNNGGDGLVAARHLVEARLGVTLVYADDPEALRGEAAVQRDAAAQLGIPAVVHGREAVDFSRCTGIVDALLGTGSRGAPRGAYAALIQAANDSGKPVVSADVPSGLDADTGEVYEPCVKARVTVCLALLKRGLVQYPGASAAGRIVVRGIGIPARLAPEHGPSVRLLTEEVLQAVLRVDTGRRRAPDGHKGTYGHVLLAAGSMPMSGAGLLSAKAALRAGCGLATWALPAALMPHVIGTVPELMLAPAADDGSGEWNAATAAAVLRLAESRDVLATGPGLGRFEDDTDWLRRLWQQTDRPLVIDADALNMLADAGPGGPRIWGQRSAATILTPHPGEMGRLLGMPTPEVQRDRIGHAARYAREQGVTLVLKGARTVIAAPSGEAYINTTGHAGMATGGAGDVLTGIIAGLLAQGLSAEQSAAFGVYLHGQAAERAALLRGDPSSLLAGDIIDAL, from the coding sequence TTGTTTATCGTGACGGCTGATCAGATGCGTGCGGTGGACGAGCATACGATCCGGCATCTTGGCATTCCTGCAGCCAGTTTGATGGAGAATGCAGGCAGAGCGATTGCCGAGGAAGTCATCAAACTGTGCCGGGGGGGCCAGTGTGGTCGTGGCCGGTTTGCAGACGATGAAGCTCAACGTGAAAATGGTAAGGGCGATTCAGGCATTCGCCCCTGGCTTGATCATGGCCCGGCCAAAAGGGCGGAACGGGCACACACCGGGCCCGGCGATCGCGCGGGTTATGGGGGCGACATCATCGCCGACCCGGCGCTGGTGATGCTGCATCCCGGTGATCAGCACTGGTATATGCTGATCGGCAAGGGTAACAATGGCGGCGACGGGCTGGTTGCGGCGCGCCATCTGGTGGAAGCGAGGCTCGGCGTGACGTTGGTCTACGCCGACGACCCGGAGGCACTGCGGGGCGAAGCCGCAGTGCAGAGAGATGCCGCCGCACAGCTCGGCATCCCTGCCGTGGTCCACGGGCGCGAAGCCGTGGACTTCAGCCGGTGCACGGGCATCGTGGATGCGCTGCTGGGCACCGGCTCGCGAGGGGCGCCGCGCGGCGCGTACGCGGCGCTAATTCAGGCGGCGAACGACAGCGGCAAGCCGGTCGTGTCCGCCGATGTGCCAAGCGGGCTGGATGCCGATACGGGGGAGGTGTACGAGCCCTGTGTTAAAGCCCGGGTGACCGTATGCCTTGCGCTGCTTAAGCGCGGGCTGGTACAGTACCCGGGCGCTTCTGCCGCGGGGCGCATTGTCGTGCGCGGCATCGGCATACCCGCGCGGCTCGCGCCGGAGCATGGCCCCTCGGTCCGTCTGCTGACGGAAGAGGTGCTGCAGGCTGTGCTGCGCGTGGACACAGGCCGCCGCCGGGCACCGGACGGCCATAAGGGCACCTACGGCCATGTGCTGCTGGCCGCAGGAAGCATGCCGATGAGCGGCGCAGGCCTGCTCTCGGCCAAAGCCGCGCTGCGCGCAGGCTGCGGGCTTGCCACATGGGCGCTGCCCGCGGCGCTGATGCCGCATGTCATCGGCACCGTGCCCGAGCTAATGCTTGCCCCTGCAGCCGATGACGGCAGCGGCGAATGGAACGCGGCTACCGCCGCAGCTGTGCTGCGCCTTGCGGAGAGCCGCGACGTGCTTGCGACCGGCCCTGGCCTTGGCCGCTTCGAAGACGACACCGACTGGCTGCGCCGTCTGTGGCAGCAGACGGATCGTCCGCTTGTTATTGACGCGGACGCCCTCAACATGCTGGCAGATGCAGGCCCGGGCGGGCCGCGCATCTGGGGACAGCGCAGTGCGGCGACGATCCTTACGCCGCACCCAGGCGAGATGGGCCGTCTGCTGGGCATGCCGACCCCCGAGGTGCAGCGTGACCGAATTGGACACGCTGCACGGTACGCCCGCGAGCAGGGCGTGACCCTTGTGCTCAAAGGAGCACGAACGGTCATCGCAGCGCCTTCCGGCGAGGCGTACATTAACACCACCGGCCACGCCGGCATGGCAACCGGCGGTGCAGGGGACGTATTGACCGGCATCATCGCCGGTCTGCTTGCCCAAGGACTAAGCGCAGAGCAGTCCGCCGCATTCGGCGTATACCTGCATGGACAGGCAGCCGAACGAGCAGCTCTGCTGCGCGGTGACCCGTCATCCCTGCTGGCTGGAGATATCATTGATGCGCTGTAA
- a CDS encoding NAD(P)H-binding protein gives MKVAIFGATGEIGKTILWELMDRGHEVTAVVRDPSKVEMVHKRLRVEQGDILNPDQVADFAAGQEAVVSAYGPKFGEEEELLEVTRSLIEGVRRANAGRLVVVGGAGSLMTDSGEMLMNTPGFPEEVKPLSQAHADAYGLLEESNIHWTYMSPAATITTGRRTGQFRIGMNRVITDDLGESSISVGDFAAALVDELDDPQFIQARFTVGY, from the coding sequence ATGAAAGTAGCGATTTTTGGAGCAACTGGCGAAATTGGGAAAACCATCTTGTGGGAATTGATGGATCGCGGTCATGAAGTAACGGCAGTCGTGCGTGATCCATCCAAGGTGGAGATGGTACATAAGCGCTTGCGTGTGGAGCAGGGGGATATACTTAACCCCGATCAGGTCGCTGATTTTGCAGCCGGACAAGAAGCGGTAGTCAGTGCTTATGGGCCGAAGTTTGGCGAGGAAGAGGAACTGCTGGAAGTGACTCGGTCACTGATTGAAGGCGTGCGCCGTGCAAATGCAGGACGTCTGGTTGTTGTTGGCGGGGCAGGGAGTCTGATGACCGATTCTGGCGAAATGCTTATGAATACACCTGGATTCCCCGAAGAAGTAAAACCGCTGTCGCAGGCCCATGCGGATGCCTATGGACTTCTTGAGGAATCAAACATTCACTGGACTTATATGAGTCCGGCGGCAACGATCACTACAGGGCGGAGAACAGGTCAATTCCGGATTGGCATGAACCGTGTAATTACAGATGATTTGGGCGAGAGCAGCATATCTGTAGGCGATTTTGCTGCGGCTTTAGTAGATGAGCTGGATGATCCGCAGTTTATTCAAGCGCGGTTTACGGTGGGATACTAA
- a CDS encoding GNAT family N-acetyltransferase yields the protein MDEVKIEHAPPAAVEYLTLRQIAGLSPMSREGAEIGLPRSLFAVCLREDDVLIGMGRVIGDGGCFFQVVDIAVHPDLQGKGYGKVIMIEIMNYLREAVPARGLVSLLADVPADRLYAQFGFEYTSPKSEGMWWRQGEQDV from the coding sequence ATGGATGAGGTGAAAATTGAACATGCACCGCCAGCTGCGGTGGAATATTTGACGCTGCGGCAGATTGCCGGGCTTAGCCCGATGAGCCGGGAAGGAGCCGAGATTGGACTGCCGCGGAGTTTATTTGCAGTATGTTTACGAGAGGACGATGTCCTGATTGGTATGGGGCGTGTCATCGGGGACGGCGGCTGTTTTTTTCAGGTGGTCGATATTGCGGTCCATCCCGATCTGCAGGGGAAGGGCTACGGGAAAGTGATTATGATCGAGATTATGAACTATTTACGCGAAGCCGTACCTGCGCGAGGACTCGTCAGTCTGCTGGCTGATGTTCCTGCTGATCGCTTATACGCTCAATTTGGCTTTGAATATACAAGTCCGAAGTCAGAGGGAATGTGGTGGAGGCAGGGGGAGCAGGATGTGTAA